In Panacibacter microcysteis, the genomic stretch TACCTCTTCTTTAACGGCCGGACGTGTATCGAACACTTCCACCACCGCACCAAGTCTCCTGGCTGTAGCAATTGCCTGCAGGCCGGCCACACCGGCGCCAAGAATCAGCACTTTTGCGGGCGGAATGCTTCCGGCAGCGGTCATAAACATGGGGAAATACCTGGGGTAGAGAGATGCAGCGAGTAACACAGCTTTGTACCCGGCAATGTTTGCCTGGCTGCTGAGTATATCCATGCTTTGTGCGCGGGTAGTACGAGGCAGCATATCCATGCTAAACAAAGTACACTGTTGTGAACAAACCTGTTTAATGAGCGAATGATTGATCAGTGGCTGGTAAGCGCCTATTAATACGGTGTTTTGTTGTAACAAAGAGATATCATTGGCAGGCAGCGGATTGACAGAAAGAATAATATCTGCACTGGCCAGTATTTCGCTGCGTGGCTTTATTTGTGCGCCTTTTGAGAGATATATGTCGTCTGATGCAAATGCTGACACGCCGGCAGCGGGCTCTACATAGACAATTACGTTTTTCTTTACGAGCGCTTCTGCCTGCTCGGGCATGAGTGCTACACGGTGTTCTCCTGTTGGTTCTTTTATTATTCCGGCAATCATGCTTTAAAATAAGCATTTTTTATTGCATAGAATTAGCCCGCTGTTTTTTGTTTGCAAACCGCTGACGTTTTTTAAAACCTTATCACAAAATCTTCTTTCGCTTTTTGTTCTTTACGAAAGAAAACAATGCCAATAAAAAACAGGTCTACAGCAAGTGTCACAGCATCATGCTGTTTTATATGGTTCCATGCAGCTTCCATTTCCTCGCTCCAGTGTATATCATCAAAAACCAGTATGGAATGTTCGTGTATGTGTGGTAAAAGTTTTTTGAAGTAGTTTATAGTGGGCTCTTTGCGGTGATTGCCGTCGATAAATGCGAAGTCGGTCACCGGCAGTTGTTCCTCCAGCACCTTATCGAGCGTAAGATCAAAATTGCCTTCCACCACTTGTATATTATGGATATTCAGTTGTTCAAAATTTTGCTTTGCTACAGCGGCAACTGCTGCTGCACCTTCCATGGTTATAACAGGTTTACTGGCATCAGCACTGGCCAGGTAAGCTGTGGTAATACCCAGCGAGGTGCCGAGTTCCAGTATGTTGCCCGGCTGGTAATAGTTTACCATACGAAACAGCAACTGCGCAAATTTTTTAGGTTTTAAAGAGCTGTTGGCTATAGCGCTTACTTTTCTTTCGTATGAGGCATGCACACGCGAACCAGCGCCAAAATCCTGCAGGGTTAACATTGTATTATCGCGTTTCAATCTGGCTCGCAGGTTTTCAATACTTGTATAGCAATAGTAAGTATTGTAGTCATTCAGCACTTTTGTAACAAAATCAAACACAAAAGGTGAATGAATGCCATGGCCTTTTCCATTAGCCGCCGTAAGCCAATACTTTAAATATTTGGTGCCAAGTTTAACCGGAGAATACATCAATACCTATTTTCGTAAGGGCGCAAAGTAATACATAAGAAAACGGATAACAGAAATATTTACAGAGAAATAAGTAGGGAAAAAGATAAAAAGTTTTGGAACATTTTGCCACGGAGACTATTTTTGCAGCCCATTTAACGGATTGGCCAATGGTGTAATGGTAACACAGCAGATTTTGGTTCTGTTATTCTTGGTTCGAGTCCAGGTTGGCCAACAAAAAAACAGCGAAGAAATGTCTTCGCTGTTTTTATTTGTGGTATTATCAGCCGTTGCGCCAATTAAAAAGCCACTGTGATTATCAGTGGCTTCTTATTAAGTGCAAAATGCAGTCGATTTTGGTTGTGGTATTACAAACTGCCTGTAAGAAAGAGCTTATTGGAAAGACCGCAAAATATTTTCTTCTTTTTAATCAATTGTTAGGGTGTATTTAAACTATTTTTAATATCAGCCCGGCGCTTTTTTTACAACAGTGGGTCAAATATTTATATCGTTGGTGTTTTCCTGTTCGTACACCACGCAAAGAAGGCTTTTAGATCTGTAGATAAATCACACGATAGCCGTCAACATCTATCTTCCTATCGCCAGGAACTGGCCCGCCTGCTTCTCAAAAGGATAAGTAATAACATCGTGCTCATCTTTATTGATAAACAGCTTGTAATAGCCTGATGCTAAATGACTAAGACAAAGCTGAATAAAATGACCCTTAAACCGGCCACGCCTTATCACATGATCATTTTCTGATTGAATGCTGTATTCTGCCTCGATAGTGAGGTTATCTTTGACTTCGATGAAGAGTAAGTCTTCTACTTTATTGATTACGATTGCGTCTAATGAGGATGCTAGCTGGGGATACATAAATATTGGATTTAATATACACAAGTTAGTAACATAAGAAATTGCATGCCATGAAAATGTGCTTAATTTTTGTGCGCTGGTTGCCAACACTTTTTCTCATTCTTTCGTACTGTTGGTCAAACTATACAAATCCATCATCTAAAATGCACTTATGAAAAGAAATCTATCTCTGTTAGCTGCTGCTGCCTTTGCATTACTGTCAATTACAGCATCGGCACAATGCGATCTTAACCCCGTCATTGCTCCCGGCCAGCTTATTTTGTGCCCCGGCGCCACAGATACACTTTCCGTAGCGGGCAACTTCGACAGCTACCAGTGGTTCAAAAACAACCAGCCCATCGAAGGTGCTACAGGCCCCTTTTACATCGTAGAACAATACCGCGATGCCGCCAGCTTTTTCAAAGTGTCAGTAACCAAAAATGGTTGTGCAGATACATCTAAGCGTGTATTGGTTGATGGTTACGTTTTCGCCTTGCCATACGTTATTACCACCGGCGAAATTGGTATTTACAATCCTTTAAAGGATGTAAGATTCCAGTGCCCGGGCGATAGTGTGATCATGACCATGGGCGATCCGTACAATGTAAACATACAATGGTACAATGCGGGCAAACCAATACCCGGCGCTACGGGGAAAACTTTCCAGGTTACGCAGAAAGGAAGTTACACGGTTTGCGGCTCACCGGCCGTATGCCCGTCTTATACAGATTGCCAGAACATTCCCATGAACTATGCCTTCGACAAAGTAGAACCGCTGATTACAGAAAGCAATGATACCCTCTTCGCATCAGCAGCAAAAACTTACCGGTGGTATTATAACGGAAGGCAAATACCCGGCGCCACCAAAAATTACATCGTGCCCGATCGCAACGGTGCTTACACAGTAGCCATTAAAACAACGCACGATTGCACCGGTATGTCGCCCGTATACAATTACAATGGTGCAGATGCGCTGATCGCGGTTGCTCCTAACCCTGTAATGAATACCCTGCATGTACGGGTAAAGAAAGCCGGCGTGGCATATATCGCAATTGCAGATTTATACGGCAACAGGTATAAACTTATACCATACAGAAACGACAACGAACTCATCAATGTAAGTGACCTGCGTATGGGTACCTACGTGGTTCAGGTGCTCAACAGCAAACAACAGGTAATTGGTTCAACAAAAATATTCAAACAATAAGCCTTTAAACTCGGTTTTGGTGAATGATGAAAACCTGCGATCTTGTGATTGTGGGTTTTCTGTTTTAAAAGAATAATGTTACCGCCATCAGATCTTTGGGCATCGCCTGTTGTGTCACTCACTTGTGCGTTCCGCCTTCGTGGCGGATGCAGCGTTCCGTAAGTAAAACAGGTGGTAAAAATTGACGGCTGTACTAAACTCCCGGCTTGCGGTATCATATTTTTAAAACACCTACATTCGCTGCACTCAATACTTTACTTTATATAAAACTTTTGCTATGCAGGCATGGAAAGATTACCAGGCGGCAAATAAAGACCGTTTCCTGGATGAATTGTTGGAACTACTACGCATACCCAGTGTAAGTGCACGAAGTGAGCATAAAAGCGATATGGAAACATGTGCAGCAGCCGTTAAGGAAAGATTACTGCAGGCCGGCGCCGATAAGGCAGAGATCGTAGCCACGCCCGGTCACCCTGTTGTATACGCCGAAAAAATGATCGACCCATCAAAACCAGTTGTACTGGTCTATGGTCATTACGATGTGCAGCCGGCAGATCCGCTTGAGTTATGGCACAGCGGCCCGTTTGAACCAACTATTAAAGATGGAAAAATATTTGCACGCGGCGCCTGTGACGATAAAGGCCAGTTTTACATGCACATCAAAGCGCTTGAAACGCTTATGCAAACAAATTCTCTGCCGGTCAACCTCAAGTTCATTATAGAAGGCGAAGAAGAAGTAGGCTCTCCCAACCTTGCAGATTTTGTGAAACAAAACAAGGAACTGCTGAAAGCAGACGTTATTCTCATCAGCGATACTTCTATGATCAGCATGGACGCACCAAGCATAGATGTAGGTGTTCGTGGTCTTACATACATAGAGATTGAAGTTACCGGTGCAAACCGTGACTTACACAGTGGCGTATACGGTGGCGCTGTTGCCAACCCCATAACCATTCTGGCAAAAATGATTGCCAGCCTGCACGATGCAGACAATCATATAACCATTCCCGGTTTTTACGATGACGTGGTAGAAGCAACAAAAGACGAACGCGCAGCACTGGCACAGGCACCTTATAATGAAGAAGTATACAAACAGGAACTTGGTGTAAATGCCTTGTGGGGCGAAAAGGGCTATACTACCAATGAGCGTACCGGCATTCGTCCCACTTTGGAAATAAATGGTATCTGGGGCGGCTACACCGGTGAAGGTTCAAAAACGGTATTGCCATCCAAAGCGTTTGCCAAGATCAGCTGCCGCCTGGTGCCAAACCAGAAAAGCGACAAAATGGAAAAGCTGCTTATCGATCACCTGTACAAAATTGCACCGCCATCAGTGCAGGTAAAAGTATCACCTCACCACGGCGGTGATCCTTATATGACACCGGTTGACAGTATAGAATACAAAGCCGCTGCAAAGGCCATAGAAGCAACTTTTGGCAAAGCGCCGGTGCCGGTGCGTGGTGGTGGCAGTATTCCCATCACTGCATTGTTTGAAAGCGAACTGGGCTGTAAAGTAGTATTCCTTGGCTTTGGGCTTGATAATGACAACCTTCATAGCCCCAACGAAAAATATGATATAGCCAACTTTTATAAAGGCATTGAAACCATACCATACTTTCATCAATTTTATGCAGAAATGAAAGCATAACAAATACTTTCCCCTTATAAAAAAAATCCCGCCAAAAGCGGGATTTTTTTATACAGTTTTTCAACTGGCAGGCTCAAGTATTTGTGTATACAGTTCATAATTTTCTTCATCAAAACAAACAAAAACAATTGCTTTTATTTTACCAAAGTTGCTGTCGGTAAAATCCCTTACCGCACGAATGGCGGTATTGGCAGCACTTACTTTGGGATATCCGTAAATACCGGTGCTGATGTTTGGAAAGGCGATGGACAGCAAGGCATGCTCAACGGCAAGATGAAGACTGTTTACATAACAGTTATACAATAACCCTTCTTCATTGTTTGTGCCGTCTTTCCAAACGGGCCCAACGGTATGGATCACTTTTTTCGAAGGCAGCCTGCCCGCATTTGTAATTACCGCTTCGCCTGTTTTACAGCCACCCTGCCTGTTCCTGATCTCCACACACTCGGCAAGAATGGCCGGGCCGCCGGCACGGTGTATAGCACCGTCAACACCGCCGCCGCCAAGCAAAGAGCTGTTGGCAGCATTCACAATTGCATCTACTTTTTGTTTGGTAATATCGCCGTGGATAATGCTTAGTGCAGCCATAGGAAAATGTTTTTCTGAAGGAAACTGGAACAGGAAACTAAAACAAGGTCTGTATGCCATGCGTAATTCTGAACTCATGCTGCAGCAGCCATTTCTTTCTCCAGACACCGCCGCCATAGCCGGTAAGACTTCTGTCGCTGCCAATTACACGGTGGCAGGGAATGATGATTGCAATTTTGTTTTTGCCATTTGTGGTGGCCACTGCCCTTATTGCTTTTACGTCTCCCACCCTTTTGGCCTGGTCTAAATAGCTGATCGTTTTACCAAAGGGAATATGCAACAACTCATTCCACACTTTTTGCTGAAAGTCAGTTCCCTCCTGGTGTACCGGCAGGTCAAAAACCTTCCGCTTGCCATTAAAGAACTCTATCAGTTGCTCAGTGCACTCATGAATAATATCACTCACGCCCGGCTCGCCGTAGCTGATGTTGTCTTTGTTATCCACAAAACTCAGTTCTGCTATATAGTGGTCTGTACCGCCGATCTTTAATAAACCCAAAGGACTTTGGTAATAGGTGTAGTACAGCGGTGGCATGCTGTTTTGCGAAGTCTGGTTTATAGAAACGTTGTCTGGCATAAGCTGGTGCGAAAGTTAATTATTTTTTACTGTAAAATATCAGCCACTAAATTCCCATGGCAATTTTATTATTATGCGCTTTATATAACTTGCGTTACAGTAAACATTTATCATGCAGATAGCAATCATCAACGGCCCGAATTTAAACCTGTTGGGTAAACGGGAGCCCGGCGTGTATGGCAATACATCTTTTGAAACATATTTCAGTGAACTGCAAGGCCGTTTTCCAGGTATAAATTTTCATTATTACCAAAGCAACGTAGAAGGCGAACTCATCAATGAAATACAGCGCGTAGGCTTTTCTTACGATGGCATTATCATTAATCCCGGTGGTTATACACATACATCTGTAGCATTGGGTGATGCAATCGCTGCCATTACAACACCTGTTGTGGAAGTGCACATCAGCAATGTACATGCACGCGAAGATTTTAGAAAGCTCTCTCATGTTTCTGCCAAATGCAAAGGCACTATTGCCGGTCTTGGTCTTAAGGGTTACGAACTCGCACTAAGGTCACTCGTTGAAAAATGATGATGTAGCCGGCTGTGGTGTTTCATGGCGTCAACTGTTGCGTCGCACCCGTGTACTGCAACGCTGTATGCAACAGCTCCGGGTGTAACAACGCATTTTTTATTCCCGCACTGCCACCCGTTTACACTGCGCAAATAAATTATTTTAACAAGATAACTGCAACACGGTATAATGATTGCGGCACAGATCCGTTAAAGATTTAACGGGCCGGTGAAACAGATGCTGGCAGCAAATGCTGAAATTTGCACCGGCGTACAAGAGTGCGACGCAACAAAAGCCCAATAGCAGCAATGCAGCTTTGGCCCATAAAACAAAAACTATGTACAGAATCGTATTCATTTGTTTATTGTTTGCCTTACCCGGCTACAGCCAGTATAAAAGTTTTAAGATTGGTGTAAAAGGAGATACTTTGAATATCGTGGACAATGCCGGCCTGAAGCAGGGCCGCTGGGTTGTCAGCGTGCCACCGCTGCGCGGAGAGCCGGGCTATGATGAAGAAGGCTATTTTAAAGATGATAAAAAAGAAGGTGTATGGAGAAAGTACAGTACCATGGGAGATCTGCAGGCCATTGAAAATTATAAGTATGGTTTTAAGAATGGTAAAAGTTCTTATTACACGGTGTACGGTATTGTAAGGGAAGAAAACTGGAAAGCGGTAAACCCCGATAATCCCTACGACACGGTGGATGTGCCTGATTTGAATACTGACGCGGTGTATAAGAGAATTGTAAAAGTAGAAGGCACCAATTACAGGCATGGCACCTGGACGTTTTATGATCCGCAAACAGGCATGGTGAGTAAAACGGAAGAATATATACTGGATAAGCTTGTATCATCTAAAAAGAATGGTACATATGTATTATCCGACAGTTTAAAATATGTGCGTGATACCTCAAAAGCGATTGCCAAACCAAAAGAGGTACTAGACTACGAAAAGAAGAATAAGAAAAAGAAAATACGGGTAAGAGACGGCGCCACCGGCGTTCAGTAACTGATCCACAACCTTGCAACTGCAAGGTTTTTTTATGCCGTGCCAAACGTAGTATTACGGTTTTTTACAGGGGAAAAAACACCGGTGTGTTTGCAGAGTGCAGAAAGTTTTATCTTTAATACGACCAGGTAAGAAGGAACTGCAGCGCCGAACCTATGACAATTACCAGCTTCTTTGCCAACCCCGCTCCTTTTTCTTAACGCACCAAAACTATTAGTATGAAAACTAAACTTATCCAACGCCTGGGAAGTGTTATTCCCGCCGCAATTGTCTTTGTATGTTTTACTATTTTCAGCAGCCTTGAAAAGGACAAAAAAGCCGCTGCTGCAAGCGATTGCGCAAGTGGCTACACCATGACCAATGCAAACCTCAAAAAATTTATGCTCGATTCTTTGCGGGGCATTTCATTTGAAGGTGGTGTGTATGCTAAAGCAGATCTGCTGGCTGCCATCAACAGTTTAAGTACAAGAGATGATTCCGTCTATCTCGTGAATGTACTGGTCAACTGCACCGAATCGAATGGTACCGACCTGGTACTTACATCCCGTAACACAGATGGTGTAATGTACGCAAGGGCAAAAAGAATATGCAATTGTCCGCCACCAAAGCCCTGTTGCAGAAATACAGCCTGTGTTGCCAAAATCAAAAGAAGCTGCATTACTTACCAGCCTTATCCAACAATCGCTGTGGGCGCAGCCGGCACGGCTATTACTTATGCAAATGAATAAAGTACCCGCAACAAAAAACGGTGGCACATATTACTAACCGCGGAGCCTGCGGGTATACATTCAAGCTGCCGGTAAAGTATCGCCTGCTTTACTGGCTGGTGATGTTTTGCTCCGGTGCTGTTGCGCAAACCGGTGGGTACAATTTTGACAATGTAAATGGTGTGCCGGGCATATCCGGTATTTCTGTAACTGCTGTTGTGCAGGATAGTACAGGATATATATGGCTGGGAACAGTTGACGGGCTAAAAAAATTTGATGGCTATACAGCAACAACCTATCGTCACAAAACAGATGACCGGTATTCGCTTGCAGACAATGAGATCGTAAGTTTATGTGTCGATGCTGATAATAACATCTGGGCGGGCACCATTAACGGGTTGAGTGTACTCAACAGGAAAACCAACCTGTTTCAATCTTTCATGCACGCTGGTAACAGCAATAGCGGTATATGCGGGAATGTGATTACCGGTCTAACAAAAGATGCAGAGGGCAATATATTGGTAGCCACCTACGATGGTGGGCTTTGTATTGCCAGGAAAGATAACAATACCTACAGTTTTACAAAAACATACCGGGCAATCAATACCAGCGCCCCTGTGCTTACACAACTTTTTTCAACCTGTTTTGATGCCAGTAAGAATCTATGGGCTGCCACAGAAAGCGGCCTGTTCTTTTTCAGTAAAGATGGCACTGTGTTGAAAAAGTTTACGGCCGCGGGCAACAGCGGTACCAACATTACCAATTCCAGTGTCTTTAAATTATGGCCCATGAACGACGGATCAGTCTGGATCAGTGGAAAAGGAATGCTGGACAGGATTACCTGCGATCCGGGAAACAACAACCGTTTTACTGTACGTCATTTTTTACCCTTCGTTGCCGGAACGCGCAATTTAAACAGCTGGAACATCAACGATTTTATTATTGACAGGCATAACAACGGCTGGATAGCAACAAATGATTTTGGCATCATAAAATTTAGCCTTGCCATAGACAGCGTGTACAATGTGGAACGATATCAAAGCAATGAAATGACAGCTAACAGCCTGGGTAGCTCTTTATGCAACGACCTTTTTGAAGACAAAACGGGAACGGTCTGGATTGGTACGGAAAAAGGTGTTTCCAAATATATTCCGGCCAAAAAGCGATTTAGTGAATATATGAAACCGGCACCCTTGCAAACGGGCAGAGATATATTGGCCATATTACACGATAACCGCCGGCGCACCTGGATAGGATATGATGCTGACACAATCCTGGTAACTGACATGCACAACAATAAGCGTCTCGACATGCAATTAAAACTGCCGGGATTGCAAAAAAATCTGATTGACCAGGTAAACTGCGTTATACAGGGTGCAGATAACAGCATTTACATTGGAACATTATTGCAGGGTGTGTTTGTACTAAAAGACACGCGGGGCAATTTAGAGAAGCGGCAAAACTGGCGACAGCTTAACAGGCAAAATACACCTGAACTTATTAGTAACGATATATTTTGTTTTGCCAAAGACACTGCAGGAAATATATGGATCGGAACATACAAAGGTGCCTGTAAATACCTGCCCGCAACAGGTAAGCTGATACCGGTTTACACATCCCCCACAAAAAAAGCCATGCCGGGCTACAGTGTTTTTGCTATTGCATGCGACAGCAAAGGCAATGCTCTTTGTGGCACCGATGATGGTTTGGTAATGCTGAAAACAGATGGCAGCACCACTGTGTACCGCCACATCGCAAGTGATACAACCTCGATCAGTCACGACCAGGTGAATTGTATTTATACAACAAAAAACGGGCAGGTATTCGTTGGTACAAAAACAGGGCTCAACCTGTTTGATATGGCAACCGGTAGTTTTAAACGTATCACAGCAAACGAGGGATCATTTGAAGAATCTGTAAGAAGTATACAGGAAGATCATTTGGGCAACCTTTGGCTGGGTACTTACCACGGGCTGGTAAAGTACAACCGGCAATTGCACACGCTCCATACCTACACAACTGTGGATGGCCTGGCTTCTGACCAGTTTTTAAACAATGCCTGTGCAATTGACGATGCCGGTAAAATGTATTTTGGCAGCAAAAAAGGGCTGGTTGTTTTTGATCCTGCCGCCGTAGCTGCAGACACCAATACTTACCCGGTTGTAATTACAAATATAAAAATACTGAACACCGGTTTAGATGCCACAGGAGATACGGCGCTGCAGCAGCAATTCAATGTATACCGGTCATTGCACCTTGACTACAGTCAAAATTTTCTGTCTTTTGAATTTGCTGCATTGAACTATAACAACAGTTCTTCCGGTTATATGTACATGATGGAAGGGCTTGATAAAGACTGGATAAAAGCAGGAACCAAAAGGTTTGCAGATTACACGGCCATAAAACCCGGAACATACTTTTTTAAAGTAAAGGCCGCAAACAGTGATGGAGTATGGAACAATACACCTGCCATGTTGAAAATTGTTATTACACCACCCTGGTGGCAAACCTGGTGGTTCTACCTGTTGATGAGTTGCACCATTACGGCAATCGTATATGCCGTTTACCGCATCAGGATTAACCAGTTGATGAAGTTGTACAACCTGAGGAGCAATATTGCCAAAGACCTGCATGATGATGTTGGCTCAGCGCTCAGCAGTATTTCTTTGTTAAGCAATATGGCGCAGCAGGGCAAAACCACCGCACACCTTCAGCCACAGGAAATTTTTTCACGTATTGGCGACACATCAAAAAAGATGATAGACCTGATGGATGATATTGTGTGGAGCGTGAACCCGGATAATGACCGCTTTGCTAACATGCTTGTGCGTATGCGTGAGTATGCAGCAGAAATGCTGGAGGCAAAAGAGATTGACTTTTCGTTTAGCGCAGATACCAACACCGGCGACCTGAAGATCCCCATGCAGATGCGCAAAGATTATTTTTTGATTTATAAAGAAGCCATCAACAACCTGGCAAAATATGCCTGCGCTTCCAACGCCGCAATCTGTATTACGCATCGTACAAAGGCACTTGTAACTATTATACAGGATGATGGTAAAGGTTTCGATCCACGAATGGTACATGCAGGAAACGGTTTAAAAAATATGCAGCAACGCGCTGCCCATTTAAAGGCGTCATTGAAAATTGATACAGCGCCGGCCAGGGGAACCACCATTACGCTAACAATGGTTGTACCATAAAAGTGGTAGTGCAGTATTCCTTACAGGTTTTTAATTTTACAACACATGATCAAAGTAGTAATATACGAAGATGACATCCACTTCAGGGAAACACTCTCCATACTGGTAAATGGTACCGATGGTTTTGAACTGAAAGGCGCGTATGAAAACTGCAGCGATGTAGAAAAGCAAATCAAAAAACTACTGCCTCATGTAGTGCTGATGGATATTCATATGCCCGGTACCGATGGCCTTGAAGGACTACAGAAGATACGGGGAATAGCGCCCGACACCCTTGTTATTATGTTTACCGTATTTGATGATAACGAAAGAATATTCCAGGCCATATGCAATGGTGCCAGCGGCTACCTGCTCAAAAAAACACCACCCGCCAAAATTCTTGAAGCCATTACAGATGTATACAATGGTGGTGCACCAATGACCTCTGCAGTAGCACGTAAAATATTACAGATGTTCCCCAAAATGCCTGCACGCAGCAGCGAGATTGATAAGCTGTCTGCCAGAGAACAGGAAATTCTGCAACTGCTTATGAAAGGCTTTAGTTATAAAATGATTGCCGGCGAATTAAACATAACGCTTGAGACTGTGCGCACCCATATTAAACGCATATATGAAAAACTCCACGTACATTCTGCACAGGAGGCCATCAATAAAATATTCCCGCAAAGAAATATATAAGATTTTTTGGTACCCGGCTGCAACGCATTCCTCATCGCCTGTTGCGTCGCACTCTTGTACTGTTGAAGCGTTGCCGGGCAAATGCGAAGATCCTGGCGTAACACATGCATCTCTCCCGCTGCCTGTATAACACACAAAACTTTTTTATGCTGTTTACACACTGCTTGTTAAACTTCATTTGCGTTTTACTTTTTATTTACTGTAGTGGCCTGTTGTACCATCATTATGGTACAAAAAACACAACACCGCACTGGCCTGTAACATAGAAGTGGTATTGCTAAAGCATTGCTGCCACAGCAACTTTGTATTGTTGATAATGCAATACACAAACATGATAAAACCCGCAGGCAGTTACTGTAAACACGCACTGTTGCACCCGGGAAAAACAGTTTGTTTATTGCTGCGCAGACACACCCGGCGCTGTTGCACAATGTTATACAGTACAAGAGTGCGACGCAACAGCAGCTTCATGCATATACTGCTGCCGGGCTCATCATTTTTTTCCTGCAAAAAAGCAATCATCATCAATAAAATGTAACAGGTATAAACACCAACACACACCAAAACAAAATCTATAAAACATGAAAACGAAAAAACTCATTGCTGCCACACAGGTTATTGCGGCCATTATTGCATGCAACACAGTGGCACATGCGCAATCCTGGAACATCAATGGAAATGCCAACATTGCTGCCGGTACAAATTATCTTGGCACATCAGACCCCAACGATCTTGTATTCCGCACCAATGCCCTGGAGCGTGGCAGGTTGCTTGGCGTTGGCGGCACCTGGCGCTTTGGCTCTGCTGCCAACAATATGCAGGTAGACTCTTTAGGCAAACTATCGTTCAATGGCAATGGCGTATACCAGGTTGCCGGCAACAAATATGCTTTCCAATATAAGAACGATCCGGACTTTGGCCTTTACTTCAACTCATCAGATGTGCGCTACGAGTTCAGGAACGGCACAGCGCAGCCCGTGTTTTACATTGATGCGGGCACAGGTGCATTATCTGTCGGCAATTTTGCTACAGGCGTTAATTACCTGCTGCCATCTGCAAGAGGTCTCAACAACCAGGTGCTGAAAACCGATGGTGCAGGAAATGTTTCGTGGAGCACAGATGCAAACACCACGTACACTGCAGGCGCAGGCCTCAGCCTTGCAGGCACAACATTTACGAATGCAGCACCGGACCAGGTAGTTTCTCTAACGGGTACAAACGGTATATCTGCCAGTGGCACGTATCCAAACTTTACCCTTAGCGGCAGCGGTTTGTGGCGCATCAGAGGCAACGATGCAACAAACCCCGCAACAGATTTTATTGGTACAACTGATCTGCAGGGGCTTGCGTTCAGAACAAACAACCTGGAAAGAATGCGTATAGCCAGTGGTGGTAATGTAGGTAT encodes the following:
- a CDS encoding O-acetyl-ADP-ribose deacetylase, whose product is MAYRPCFSFLFQFPSEKHFPMAALSIIHGDITKQKVDAIVNAANSSLLGGGGVDGAIHRAGGPAILAECVEIRNRQGGCKTGEAVITNAGRLPSKKVIHTVGPVWKDGTNNEEGLLYNCYVNSLHLAVEHALLSIAFPNISTGIYGYPKVSAANTAIRAVRDFTDSNFGKIKAIVFVCFDEENYELYTQILEPAS
- a CDS encoding Re/Si-specific NAD(P)(+) transhydrogenase subunit alpha, which gives rise to MIAGIIKEPTGEHRVALMPEQAEALVKKNVIVYVEPAAGVSAFASDDIYLSKGAQIKPRSEILASADIILSVNPLPANDISLLQQNTVLIGAYQPLINHSLIKQVCSQQCTLFSMDMLPRTTRAQSMDILSSQANIAGYKAVLLAASLYPRYFPMFMTAAGSIPPAKVLILGAGVAGLQAIATARRLGAVVEVFDTRPAVKEEVMSLGAKFIDVEGAADASAAGGYAVEQDEAYKQRQQQKISEAAVKADIIITTAQIPGRAAPVLIPEAVLMRMKPGSVIIDLAAATGGNTAKTVNDQTVHFNNVTIVGNSNLPAGMPADASKLYGKNILNFLQLIIGKEGALSLNFDDDLVKGTCIVHNGAVVNERVKSAMA
- a CDS encoding T9SS type A sorting domain-containing protein, encoding MKRNLSLLAAAAFALLSITASAQCDLNPVIAPGQLILCPGATDTLSVAGNFDSYQWFKNNQPIEGATGPFYIVEQYRDAASFFKVSVTKNGCADTSKRVLVDGYVFALPYVITTGEIGIYNPLKDVRFQCPGDSVIMTMGDPYNVNIQWYNAGKPIPGATGKTFQVTQKGSYTVCGSPAVCPSYTDCQNIPMNYAFDKVEPLITESNDTLFASAAKTYRWYYNGRQIPGATKNYIVPDRNGAYTVAIKTTHDCTGMSPVYNYNGADALIAVAPNPVMNTLHVRVKKAGVAYIAIADLYGNRYKLIPYRNDNELINVSDLRMGTYVVQVLNSKQQVIGSTKIFKQ
- a CDS encoding dipeptidase, translated to MQAWKDYQAANKDRFLDELLELLRIPSVSARSEHKSDMETCAAAVKERLLQAGADKAEIVATPGHPVVYAEKMIDPSKPVVLVYGHYDVQPADPLELWHSGPFEPTIKDGKIFARGACDDKGQFYMHIKALETLMQTNSLPVNLKFIIEGEEEVGSPNLADFVKQNKELLKADVILISDTSMISMDAPSIDVGVRGLTYIEIEVTGANRDLHSGVYGGAVANPITILAKMIASLHDADNHITIPGFYDDVVEATKDERAALAQAPYNEEVYKQELGVNALWGEKGYTTNERTGIRPTLEINGIWGGYTGEGSKTVLPSKAFAKISCRLVPNQKSDKMEKLLIDHLYKIAPPSVQVKVSPHHGGDPYMTPVDSIEYKAAAKAIEATFGKAPVPVRGGGSIPITALFESELGCKVVFLGFGLDNDNLHSPNEKYDIANFYKGIETIPYFHQFYAEMKA
- a CDS encoding O-methyltransferase, which codes for MYSPVKLGTKYLKYWLTAANGKGHGIHSPFVFDFVTKVLNDYNTYYCYTSIENLRARLKRDNTMLTLQDFGAGSRVHASYERKVSAIANSSLKPKKFAQLLFRMVNYYQPGNILELGTSLGITTAYLASADASKPVITMEGAAAVAAVAKQNFEQLNIHNIQVVEGNFDLTLDKVLEEQLPVTDFAFIDGNHRKEPTINYFKKLLPHIHEHSILVFDDIHWSEEMEAAWNHIKQHDAVTLAVDLFFIGIVFFRKEQKAKEDFVIRF
- a CDS encoding methylated-DNA--[protein]-cysteine S-methyltransferase, whose amino-acid sequence is MPDNVSINQTSQNSMPPLYYTYYQSPLGLLKIGGTDHYIAELSFVDNKDNISYGEPGVSDIIHECTEQLIEFFNGKRKVFDLPVHQEGTDFQQKVWNELLHIPFGKTISYLDQAKRVGDVKAIRAVATTNGKNKIAIIIPCHRVIGSDRSLTGYGGGVWRKKWLLQHEFRITHGIQTLF